CCTTCTTGCCCTCCTCGACCGTCGGCGTCTCCATGCCCGCGTCCTCGGGGCGCATGAACTTGCGATAGTTGGGGTGATTCTCGTCCACGATGACGAGCAGCGTGGCGTCGGAGAACGAGCCGTACTCGCGGCTCCAGGACACGTCGGGGTTCGGCGTCGTCACGAACTCCTCGTTGTATGCCTTGTTCTCGACGATCCACTGAATCGCGGCGCACGTGAAGGCGGCGTTCGTCGCTGCCTTGATCGGCACCCAGTTGATGCCCTGCATCGTGGGGGTCACGCTGCCGTTGCCCAGTGCCGGGTCAAGAACGTCCATCTTGCACTCGCCGTTCTGCAGGCGCGTAGCCGCGCGCTTGGCGATGCCCTGGAAGCTGTTGCCCGTAGCACCCGGGAACTCACCCATCCACAGGATGTACTCACAGAAGTCAACGTCGGAGATAGAACCGTTGCCACCAATTTTGGAGAGGCTGCCACCAGCCCACTGTGCACAGCCTCAAGTGGAGCCGTGGCCGACGTTGTTCTTAGAGCCGAACGCGCTCGCGAAGCGGCTGCCCATCGTGGCGCGGCCGTCAGCGCGGCTGCCCAGACGCACCATCTGGTTGGCGATCGGGCCCAGGTCGGGGCGCTCAGGATCGATGGGGGTCTCGAGGTCGTGCAGGGCGCGCAGACCCTCGATCTCCTGGTCCTCGCCGATCTCAGCGAACAGCTTGCCGCCCTCGACAACCTCGTCGATGAGCTGGTCCCAGCTGATGGGCGTCCACTTGTTCTCGCCGCGCTTGCCGGCGCGCTTAAGCGGCGTCGTGATACGGTCGGGCTGGTTGTACATCGTCCACGTGCCCTGGCCGCGGGCGCAGACGGTGCCGTGAATCTCGTTGCCATAGCCGTTGGCGTAGCTCATGGAGCGATAGGCGTCCTCGAGCGGAGCCTCGAACGGCAGGCACGGATAGGCGCTGTTCACGTGGTAGGGGTTGCCGCCCACGGACAGGACGCGACCGGTCTCGCGGTCGATCTTCACGCGGTTGCCGCAGTCGCAGTAGCAGCCCAGGCACGTGCTGTAGCGCACGACAACGTCCTCGTTGATCGTGAGCTCGCCCGTCTTCGGGTCGACCTTCGCCTCGACCGGCTGGCCGATCGTAGGCGCGGGGAAGTCAGTCTCGGCAGCGAGCGCGCTGGGGCGCCCGACGAGACCCGTACCGGCGACCGAGAGCATGCTCGCGGCGGCCATGGCCCCCACGAACGTGCGTCGATCCATACGGATGGACTCCATACTCCTCCTCCTTTTGTTCTCCCACGGCCCGCGCACGCCGTTGAGGTGTTGGCGCAGACCCTCCCTTTTCGCGCGGCGCAGGCTTCCCAAGCCCACACCAAATGGCCGCGTCCGACCCCTTCGGCTCGAAGGCGTCGGGACAGAACACGGCCCGTTGCGACCCCATTGTTGAGGCTAAAAAACATTTCTGCATCGAAGCAATGTGGTTACGATCATGTTTCTTGGCGCTCGCAACGATGTGACTATTGCTGTTGTTTTGCCTGCTAGATGGGCAAGTATTGCGTTTACTTCTACAGTGGATCACACTATCTACATAAGTAAAACAGCTCCGTGACACATCGGCGCGATACGAACGGGTACGATGGGCTTTCGCGCTATTTGGACGGGGAGAGGGCGGGCATGGGCGGTCTCGTAGCGGGTCTGAGGGAGCTGAGCCGGCAGAATATCGGGCTAGCCCTGTTCCTGGCGTGGAACTACATCGCCCTGTACGGATGCGCGATGGCAATCGGCTCGTTCGTGCCCTACAACCTCGAGTTCATCTGGCTTGTTTCCGGTGCCGCCATGCTGGTGTGCTCTGCGGGCATGCTCGCGATCATGCGCGCCCGCCCTGCCATGGCGCAGCCGAAGCGGAGCTGGGGCGCCGCCGCCATGGCGTGCGCCATCGCGGGAAACATCAGCCTGTGGCTCTGCTACGCCATAAAAGAGACGTTCTGGGTCATGTTCGCCTTCGCCGGGGTATTCGACGGCATTGCGTGCGTACTGTTCACGATGATCTGGGGCGCGCGCCTGACGCGCTGCAACGAGGCCCGCATCGAATTCGACGTCGTGGCCTGCTTTGTGATCGCGCTTGCGCTCTATGCGGTCACGCTGCCCATCAAGCTCTATGGCCTCGTGGACCTGGCGGTGGAGTGCATTCTGCCGCCGCTCTCGGCTTGGCTCGCGTTCCACGAGGCTAAGGACGACCCTGACGCGCTCTGGGCACAGCGCCGCATGCCTGATGAATCCGAGAGGACCGACGGGAGCCTGTCCGAGCTGCGTACGTTGGGCGCCGCGCTGCTGCTTATGGCGGTGGAGTGGTTCGTCGTGGCGTTCTTCCGCGTCGTGGATGCCCCCGTTGAGGCCTACAACCGCTATCAGCGCTACTTCATTGCGTTCACGGTGGGGTTTCTGGTGACGCTCGCGCTGTTCTCCGTGCTCATCCGCCAGATGCGCCACGTCAACCTCGCGATGTCCTATCGCTGGCTGCTGCCGTTCGCGATGCTCAACGCCATCGTGCTCAGCGTGGGCGGCTGGGGGCTCGAAATGCGCATCGCCGCCTATGCGGTCATCCATGCGGGCATGTTTGGCATGCAGATGGCCCTGTGGATCGCGCTCGCCAAATACCTGCGGCGCAGCGGCGGACGCCCCGCCGTGGCGTTTGCGGGCATGGCGGCGGCGCAGGGGATCGGCATCGGGGTGGGGTGTGGCGTGGCCCTGCTCGTGGTGACGCGGCTCGGCCTGCCCGACCAGCTGAGCGCGCTCATGATCGTGACGGGTGTCGCGACGCTCGTCATGATGGCGGCGGGGTTCGGCCCCGCCTGCTCGTTCGCGCGTCGGCGCCGCGGGCTCACTCCCGAGGGGCTTGCTGTCCCCGAGGCACACAAAGGCGAAAAGCTGCCTGACGTGTCCGAAGAGCCAGCATCATCGGACTACGACGCGCTCATGCACC
This is a stretch of genomic DNA from Coriobacteriia bacterium. It encodes these proteins:
- a CDS encoding helix-turn-helix transcriptional regulator; amino-acid sequence: MGGLVAGLRELSRQNIGLALFLAWNYIALYGCAMAIGSFVPYNLEFIWLVSGAAMLVCSAGMLAIMRARPAMAQPKRSWGAAAMACAIAGNISLWLCYAIKETFWVMFAFAGVFDGIACVLFTMIWGARLTRCNEARIEFDVVACFVIALALYAVTLPIKLYGLVDLAVECILPPLSAWLAFHEAKDDPDALWAQRRMPDESERTDGSLSELRTLGAALLLMAVEWFVVAFFRVVDAPVEAYNRYQRYFIAFTVGFLVTLALFSVLIRQMRHVNLAMSYRWLLPFAMLNAIVLSVGGWGLEMRIAAYAVIHAGMFGMQMALWIALAKYLRRSGGRPAVAFAGMAAAQGIGIGVGCGVALLVVTRLGLPDQLSALMIVTGVATLVMMAAGFGPACSFARRRRGLTPEGLAVPEAHKGEKLPDVSEEPASSDYDALMHQRALDLQRGFGLTVRETEVAELLLCGRSRPYIRDELDISLNTVHAHARSILAKCGVHSQRELIDLAPGTTAPDLRR